Below is a window of Terriglobales bacterium DNA.
GGCGTGCTGGTGAGGCCGCGTCCTCGTCCCACCGCGGCCGAAGTCTGGGTGGCCCCTCCGGAGGGGGTTGCACAGTTCCTCAACGAATGGCTGCTGGCTGCCGGAGGTGAACTGTGAGGTCCGGGAACAGGCCCTTGGTCATGGTCTCCAACCGCCTGCCGGTGGTTCTGGAGCGGGAGGAGGCATCCTGGAAGGTGCAGGCCGGCGCGGGGGGACTGGTCAGCGCCCTGATGCCCGCGGTGGCCGGCGCCCGCGGTACCTGGATCGGATGGACCGGCACCGACCGGGATCCGGAAGTGGAGCGCTTGCTGGCGGCGCACGCCGAGCCCGGCTACCGCCTCCAGCCCGTCTTCCTGACCGCGGAAGAGAAGTCGGGCTTCTATTGCGGCTTCTCCAACGAGATCGTCTGGCCGCTCTTCCACGATCTGCAGTCACGCTGCAATTTCGAGCCTGCGTACTGGGAAAGCTACCAGCGGGTGAATGCCAAGTTCGCCGCCGTGATCGCCGAGGCCAGCGCGCCCGAGGATTTCGTGTGGGTGCACGATTACCATCTCATGCTGGCGGGGCAGAAGCTGCGGGAGAGCAGCGCCCGGCGCCGCACCGGCTTCTTCCTGCACATCCCCTTTCCCGCGCCCGACATCTTCGAGAAGCTGCCCTGGCGGCGGCAGGTCCTGGAAGGCCTGCTGGCCTATGGCCTGGTCGGGTTCCAGACTCCGCGCGATCTGCGCAACTTCGCCAACTGCTTGCGCCGGCTGGTACCTCAGGCCCTGCTGCACCGGCAGGAAGAACTGGTGCAGGTGCAGACCGAAGGCGGCAGCACCTGGGCGGGAAGCTTCCCCATCGGCATCGATTTCGCGGCGGTGGAGCGGCAGGCGCAAGCGGCGGAGGCCGCGCACGCCGCCGCCCGCATCCGCGCCGACCTGGCTCCCTGCCAGGTGGTTCTGGGCGTGGACCGGCTGGACTACACCAAGGGCATCCCCGAGCGGCTGAAGGCCTTCCGCGCCCTGCTGCGCCAGCCCGGCGTGCCCAAGGTCACTCTGGTGCAGGTGGTGGTGCCCAGCCGCGCCGACCTGCCCCGCTACCAGGAACTCAAGCTGGAAGTGGAGCGGCTGGTGAGCCAGATCAACGGCGAGCACGGCCAGACCGGGTGGGTCCCCGTGCACTATCTCTACCGCCAGCTTCCCCCGGCGGAGCTGTTCTCCTACTACCGCGCCGCCGACGTCGCTCTCATCACCCCGCTCAAGGACGGCATGAACCTGGTGGCCAAGGAATACTGCGCCGCCCGCGGCGACCAGGACGGGGTGCTGGTGCTGAGCGAGTATGCGGGAGCGGCCGTCGAGTTGGGTTGCGGCGCCATCCTGGTGAACCCCTACGACGTGGAAGGGGTGGCGGCAGCGCTGCGCCAGGCCCTGACCATGGAGGCGGGCGAGCGCCGGGCGCGCATGCGGCGGATGCGCCGCCGGGTGCGCCACACCAACGCCTTCCGCTGGTTTGATTCCTTTCTGGGGGCCGCTGAACGGCTGCAGATGGCGGCGGTGGCCGCTGCCTGAGAAGCGGTCCCACTGCCCCCGAGGCGGCGGGACCGCGTCTTTCCGGTCGCGTCGAATGCGGTAGCGCAAACCCCTCCCCTGAGGTAAACAAGACCTGTCGCTCCGTTTGCCCACGGGATCCCACACCATGACCCACACCGGCCACGAACTGCTGCTGGAGATGCTGGTGATCTTCGTGTGCGCGAAGCTGCTGGGCGAGCTGTTCGAGCGCCTGGCCCTGCCGGCGGTGCTGGGCGAGATCCTGGCGGGAGTGCTGCTGGGGCCGTCGCTGCTGGCCTGGGTCGCGCCCAGCGAGACCATCAACGCCATCGCCGGCATCGGCGCCATCTTCCTGCTGTTCACGGTGGGACTGGCGACCCATCCCAAGGACCTGGTGAAGGTGGGCGGACGCTCGCTGCAGGTGGCGGTGCTGGGAGTGGTGGCCCCCTTCGGCCTGGGCTTTGCCTACCTGGCGCTGCGCGGCGAGCCCGCCCACGAGGCCACCTTCGTGGCCGCGGCCATGGTGGCCACCAGCGTCGGCATCACCGCGCGCGTGCTGGCCGACCTGAAGGCGCTGCAGACGCGCGTGGCCCGCGTCATCCTGGGGGCGGCGGTCTTCGACGACATCCTGGGCATGGTGCTGCTGGCCGTGGTTTCCGGCCTGGCCGCCAGCGGCGGGGTCAACTGGCTGCAGTTGGGCGTGCTGACCGCCGAGGCCGTG
It encodes the following:
- a CDS encoding trehalose-6-phosphate synthase; translation: MVSNRLPVVLEREEASWKVQAGAGGLVSALMPAVAGARGTWIGWTGTDRDPEVERLLAAHAEPGYRLQPVFLTAEEKSGFYCGFSNEIVWPLFHDLQSRCNFEPAYWESYQRVNAKFAAVIAEASAPEDFVWVHDYHLMLAGQKLRESSARRRTGFFLHIPFPAPDIFEKLPWRRQVLEGLLAYGLVGFQTPRDLRNFANCLRRLVPQALLHRQEELVQVQTEGGSTWAGSFPIGIDFAAVERQAQAAEAAHAAARIRADLAPCQVVLGVDRLDYTKGIPERLKAFRALLRQPGVPKVTLVQVVVPSRADLPRYQELKLEVERLVSQINGEHGQTGWVPVHYLYRQLPPAELFSYYRAADVALITPLKDGMNLVAKEYCAARGDQDGVLVLSEYAGAAVELGCGAILVNPYDVEGVAAALRQALTMEAGERRARMRRMRRRVRHTNAFRWFDSFLGAAERLQMAAVAAA